One part of the Luteibacter yeojuensis genome encodes these proteins:
- a CDS encoding phage GP46 family protein has protein sequence MADITTVWDISRGEGGWVLVGPSLASGNDLATAVLISLFTDRTAEPSDVLPDGTTDRRGWWGDLDEDVPIGSRLWLLERSKLVPAVASAAKGYAEEALAWLVSDDVAAKVSATATISRPSTLRLVATIQHADGTKTAFTFDWAWAQIGA, from the coding sequence ATGGCCGATATCACGACCGTATGGGACATATCGCGCGGGGAAGGTGGCTGGGTGCTGGTAGGTCCATCACTTGCCTCCGGCAACGATTTGGCGACCGCTGTACTCATCAGCCTGTTCACGGATCGCACCGCCGAGCCTTCGGACGTGCTCCCCGATGGCACCACGGATCGCCGGGGCTGGTGGGGCGACCTGGATGAGGATGTCCCCATCGGATCGCGCCTGTGGCTCCTGGAACGATCGAAGTTGGTGCCCGCCGTCGCTTCCGCGGCAAAGGGCTACGCCGAGGAAGCGCTGGCGTGGCTGGTCAGCGATGACGTCGCTGCGAAGGTATCGGCCACGGCGACCATCTCCCGCCCGTCGACGCTACGGCTGGTCGCGACGATCCAGCATGCGGACGGCACGAAGACGGCCTTTACGTTCGACTGGGCCTGGGCGCAGATCGGCGCGTAG
- a CDS encoding phage baseplate assembly protein V, which produces MTSFSGALDRVRRAVQALAGRGRITVSDDTGPAQRLQVKLGPLEVRDTTPRLAEFGFSSRPPAGTDAVLLFLSGDRSNGVVIATGHQASRPRSLEEGETIVYDLFGKFIRLTKDGGIVIEANGSPVTVNNAAEVVVHASARVLLDTPMVKTTGSVVVGNGASGSFSTPTGAVVTVQDGIITNIT; this is translated from the coding sequence ATGACGAGCTTTTCGGGCGCACTCGATCGCGTAAGGCGCGCGGTCCAGGCGCTGGCCGGACGAGGCCGAATCACGGTCAGTGACGACACCGGCCCCGCCCAGCGCCTCCAGGTGAAGCTCGGTCCGCTCGAGGTGCGCGACACCACGCCTCGCCTGGCCGAGTTCGGATTCAGTTCGCGCCCGCCGGCCGGCACGGACGCCGTGCTGCTCTTCCTCAGTGGGGACAGGAGCAACGGCGTGGTGATCGCAACGGGCCACCAGGCGAGCCGCCCACGCAGTCTGGAGGAGGGCGAGACGATCGTCTACGACCTCTTCGGCAAGTTCATCCGATTAACGAAGGACGGCGGCATCGTCATCGAAGCGAATGGATCACCGGTGACGGTCAATAACGCGGCCGAAGTCGTGGTGCACGCCTCGGCTCGCGTGCTCCTGGATACGCCTATGGTCAAGACCACGGGAAGCGTAGTGGTGGGAAACGGCGCGTCTGGATCGTTTTCAACGCCAACCGGCGCTGTCGTCACCGTCCAGGACGGCATCATCACAAACATTACCTAG
- a CDS encoding phage baseplate assembly protein, producing the protein MFDEEVTLTIGGQAISGWTDIRITQGIERLPSDFSIGLTERYPGELAQVVTKPGAPCTVEVGGDVVITGYIDRFVPSLSAGEHSITVVGRSKCADLIDCAAEWPGGQISGADAVGIAQKLAGVYGIGVQCSVKDLPVIPQFNLMLGESAFEIIERISRYSALLAYDLPTGDLQLSQVGTERAASGFAEGQNVLDAQVEYSADQRYSTYQVFLQAVDVLTDLGDGGNLIYTINDPNVSRHRGLILIAEAGGGGNEISEKRALWEMARRAGHSRVVRLTCDSWRDKAGNLWRPNTVAPVSLPTLKLVANDFVIGQVSFMRSEGRGTVAELMLMSPDAFKPEPILLQPIFGDIPDMSR; encoded by the coding sequence ATGTTCGATGAGGAGGTCACGCTCACAATCGGTGGGCAGGCCATTTCCGGCTGGACAGACATCCGAATTACGCAAGGCATCGAGCGTTTGCCGTCGGATTTCAGCATCGGCTTGACCGAGCGCTATCCCGGCGAGCTGGCGCAGGTTGTGACGAAGCCTGGCGCGCCGTGCACGGTCGAGGTTGGCGGAGACGTCGTCATTACCGGGTATATCGATCGATTCGTTCCCAGCCTGAGCGCCGGCGAGCACAGCATCACGGTCGTCGGCCGGTCGAAGTGTGCCGACCTGATTGACTGCGCTGCGGAATGGCCCGGTGGCCAGATCAGCGGCGCGGATGCCGTAGGCATCGCCCAGAAACTGGCCGGCGTCTATGGCATCGGGGTGCAGTGCTCGGTCAAGGACCTGCCAGTCATTCCGCAGTTCAACCTGATGCTGGGCGAATCGGCGTTCGAGATCATCGAACGCATCTCCCGCTATTCGGCACTGCTGGCGTACGACCTTCCCACCGGCGACCTTCAGTTGTCGCAGGTCGGCACGGAGCGTGCAGCCAGTGGATTCGCCGAGGGGCAGAACGTCCTTGACGCTCAGGTGGAGTATTCGGCCGACCAGCGCTACAGCACCTACCAGGTGTTTCTGCAAGCGGTGGATGTGCTTACCGATCTCGGCGATGGCGGAAACCTGATCTACACGATCAATGACCCGAACGTGTCGCGGCACCGCGGCTTGATTCTCATCGCTGAGGCGGGCGGCGGCGGCAACGAGATATCGGAGAAGCGTGCCCTGTGGGAAATGGCTCGCCGTGCCGGGCATTCGCGTGTCGTGCGGCTCACCTGCGACAGCTGGCGGGATAAGGCAGGCAACCTGTGGCGACCAAACACTGTCGCACCGGTCAGTCTGCCGACCCTGAAGCTCGTCGCCAACGATTTCGTGATCGGGCAGGTGTCCTTCATGCGGAGCGAGGGCCGCGGCACGGTGGCTGAGCTGATGCTCATGTCGCCGGATGCGTTCAAGCCCGAGCCCATCCTGCTACAGCCGATCTTCGGCGACATTCCGGATATGAGCCGATGA